The sequence TCAAATCACCCAGTCCTCTCAGTGATGCTGATAATCTATCGGAGAGTCCTTAGTTTACCACCTCCTCTCTATGCTGCTGACTGCCTTTCAGAGGGTCCATTCCTTATCCATTCCTTTCAGTGATGTTGCTTGCCTTGGGGTCCTTGTCTCATCTACTCTTCTTGATGACACTGGTTGCTTGCTACAGGGTCTTTACCTTGTCCACTTATCTCATGATAAGTTTTGTAATTAACTCCCGATGATACACTGATGTGGGTTGTGAGTAGCTTTTCCTTTGTTTGCAATCTCTGCTCCATCCCTTTGTTATCTTGCAGAGCAAGAGGGCTTAGCAACTAACAACTAGCATGACTGTAAACAAGTGAACTGTGCAGAAACTTTGTGATCAGAACTGAGGCCTTCTCCATATGGTGCTCAAACCTctattagagctgaaaatgtgttgctggaaaagcgcagcaggtcaggcagcatccaaggagcaggagtatcgatgtttcaagcatgagcccttcttcaggaattccagcaacacattttcagctctgatctccagcatctgcactcctcactttctcctcaaacctCTATCAACTTGGCCAACTTTGAGCAGCTCTACAAATCACCAAGCATTTACACAACCTCCAACAGAGGCAATAGAAATTAATCAAAAAGTAACCTCAGGGTATTTGATGATTCCTTTAAGAGTGCTTACAGGTCTTCATGTTTCTGAATCTATATGTACACTTGTGCACAATTGGCCAGTGAGGCAAGGGTGAAAATGACACCACTGATGTCAAATCAGCAGTACATGCTGAATCATGATTTCTGTAATCAACATATCTCCTGTACATGTTTCTCATGCTGGCTAATGCCCCCAAAGTTTTGATATCAAAATGGCATTTTGATGTGTGTTCCATTTCCTAGAGGAAATTACACTGATAACCAAAATGCTTTCATGGATGTAAGTAAACTCACTGCATGTCACTGCTTCTGTTCTGTACCCTTACTCACTATGTTCATGCAGCCTCAGAAAGAGATTCTAAGCTTCTCTACAATAGATCCATTTGAATAACAACTCACACTCTGTTATGCAACAGAAACTGCGGGgaaaatattgtttttttttcaagattTCTCCTTTTTATTATCTTAGCAATAACATTTTGTGCGACATTATAAAATATCAAAAGTCAATCCCACACATTGTGCAGCTAAATCTCATAAAATTTCATGCCATATGTCACTGTAAGGTTCAGTTTTTGAACAAATAGCTAATTTATAGACAGCAAACATAATTTGACGTATTATTAAAAACATCAAATCAAGGCATAGTATGAAGTGGATTTTCAAAATACAGCGGACTCGATTCTGGCATTTGTTTGCGATAATACTTTCTGGAGacaagaagcaagataaacatttCCAGGATCTTTATATGGTGGTCTATTTCTGTAAAataaattagtttttttttcagtgtaAATCTAACTTAGAGAATTTAATGAAGATCAAGAAAAGTTAGCACgatatctcatttctgaattaactGCTGATAAGATAAAAATTAATAGCATGACAGGAACAAAGAATTGAGAGTAAAACATAAAAGCGTGAAGTTAAAAGGTAAAACAACATGAGATAGTACATTATTGGAAAGAGAAAGGTGTTATATTTGGCTCTTTGTTACAAATGTGGTTTGGCGCTGTTTCCTTATGAAAATTCAAAAGGCAGCTTTGTTTCAAGAGACCTGTCAAGAACTAGATCCAAATATTGAAAATAAATTGCCTTTGCTTCCTTCAGATATCAATCTTCTTTATATCCTTATCAAATCAGAATTTTTCAGCACCTCCAACTGCATATGTAATTACCTGCTGCCATTCATTTTCTTTCTGGATATAATCTTGCCAAATTTAATTTAGTAACCATAAAGCCAGGATACTTCATAGACAGAGGTTTTGAGTGgcattttgaggaagaaatattGTTCCAGAAGAAGAGAACGAGGAAGGAGACATATTGATGTTTTATTGAGAGTGTTGCTAATTGCTTTATCAGGAAAACTCTTTAACTCTTTCTTGATATCTGTCATTGTAATGATACTGGACAGTCTCCATAGTGTTGAACCTGGAGAGCTAAAGATTCAGTGTAGTATTCTGGTAAAACAGGATTAGAGAGAAGGGTATAGCTATAGCCAGGTAAGGAAAGAAGGGAAAGTAAGATGGAAGTTTAGCTTTCCAGGAACAGAAACCTAAAGTTATAGTATCTTGGATTTATATAGCTTCTGGCCTATAAAAGTGACTGTCCCTGAAAATGGGGATGCAGTGGTCACATGgtattagccacaggaaatgtaaAATAATCCTGAGACTATCATGCAGCTAGCACAAAATGCCTATTTGCTACACATCCATTTGGACCAGGCTACTAAGCAGACAGCAATGACATCATTTAAAGGCAACCACACCTCTTAAAGAGAGGGTGCAAGTGGCAAAACAGCATTGAAGCAGCTCAATCTGGATGGAAGACCTGAAGAAAGTACCACCCCTCAATGAGAGGATAATTGACGACTTGTAAAAAGTACTGTATTGACCAGCCTGCAACAAGCCAGTGAGATAGAACCATTGGGACATATCAGCATTGACAGTTACAGGCTGTGTTACCCATGccctgggaaagtgtgaggttttaCACTTTGCTGGGAAGAATAGAGACATAAACTAATTTCTATGTGGCAAAAGGTTTCTGAAATCTGAAGCAAATTAGGAATTtagagtcctagttcaggattctcttcaggtaaacatgcaagttcagttggcaatttggaaggcaaatgcaatgttagcattaatttcaagagggctaaaatacaaaagcagagatgtactgctgagactgtataaggctcaggtcagaccacatttgaaattttctgagcagttttgggccccatatctaaggaaagaagtgctggtgttggagggggtccagaggaggtttacaagaatggcgCCAGGGAAgcagggcttgtcatatgaggagcaattGAGGACTCAgtctgtactcactggagttttgaaggatggagagatatctcattgaaacttaaagaatactgagagacttggatagagtgggtgtggagaagatatttccattagTAGAAGAGATTAAAACCTGAGGGCACAGTCTTGGAGTGAATGGATGAAACTTTCGatgggagatgaggagaaattatttcagACAAAGGttagttaatctgtggaactcgttgctgcagagggctgtggaggtcaaATCATTGAATGCACTCAAGACAAAGATGGATAGGTTTTTGATTAGTAAAGAgaacaagggttatggggagaacacaggagagtggggttgagaaacatatcaaccacgaccaaatgatggagcagactcaatgggctgaatggtctatttctgttccTATAGCTTATGGTCTTACGGTTTTGACTGCAGGATCTGACAAAGCTCAAATAGTACCTCCCCTTGAAGCACAGTGGCCTCATTCATATCTACATCACAACTTATTCATTCAAATGCACTGCATCTAAATTCTTTGCATGGCTGTGCATGCACAATAAATTAAAAAGGCCAATTGTGCTCACCCTCTGTGGAAACCTCTATGTAGAGGTGCAGCCATGTAAATTAGGGGAAACATTGCCTGCCACATTCACTTCTTACCCAATTTGGTTCAGATGGTCCAAATTCAGATGAAATTAAATTTCTAGATATTAACCTGGGGGGGACAATTTTGAagaagagaaagatataaaaacatTGTAGAAACAGATAGCAGCAGTAAGACTTAACTAAAGATCTGAACCTAGTTATGTCTTTGAATATTATAATCCCTAAAGTGGGAAAACAGTAAACAAACAAAAGTCCTGATTTAAAAGAAATTCAAGGGAATTAACCATGTTCAAAACTACAGCAATACTACAAATCTTTATTCCACGGCAGTCTAAAATCTATCAGTTTCATTTTTTTAAGTTGATTCATGAGTGTAGGCATCACTGGGTAAACCAACACATAGCATCCATCTCCTCGAGACCACTATTTATTATCAGATGCAAGTTAATAAAAGCATTGCCTGTATTACCATATCAAAAAAAGATTTTCCATATATTAAAGTATCCTTCCTACACCATTTCATGTTCATTATTGGGAAGTGACATTTCATATTAATTGAGGTTCCACTTACTTGATGCTCTGTCTTTTGAGGGATACAGATCCACACATGGAATGACATTATAGGTTGCCAAACATCCTAAAATTAATGGCTGCAGATTGCTGAGGATAATATAGATAATTATAATTGCATATTTGGCTTTGAGATGATAGCCTGCTTCTGCAATTCCAAAGGCAGCCTTCAATGACAAGTTAAATACATATAAAGACAAAAGAGCAGATGTGTTCAGCATAATCTTCATGTAAAATAAGGGATTGCTTGGATTTACCTGCAACACAAAGTTTCTCTGATAAGTATAGTTTAAAAGAAGCTCTAGCCTTTTGGCTGCCATGTTAATATCTTTCTATTACATCACATTATAAATATTTTCTAAATCTACCACAGCAATATAAAATTGGAGACCTCAGTAAACATTGATTTAAGAGAAAGAAAGGTAAATCTTGAGGTTTACACAGTTGAAGTGCTAAATTGAGGAGACTAGAGGGtcggggttcgattccagcctcgggtgactgtgtggagtttgcacactctccccgtgtctgtgtgggtttcctcggtgttccagtttcctcccacattccaaggatacgcaggttaggtgaattggccatgctaaattgtccatagtattcagAAATGTGTAGAttaggcacattagtcagggtaaatgtagggtggattactcttcagagggtcagtgcagatttgttgggctgaagggcctgttccacactgtagggattctatgattctgtgatataTAAGCTGTTTGTGGTCTGCTCAGTATCATGACATAAACTCAACCATTCAGTCTCAAAGTTGTTGATTTTATGTGCAGTTAAGAAAAGCATCAAATGGAGATGAAGCACTTTATCCTGTTTATGATCATTGTCAAGTCACAAGGGATGTATTTAGCAGAAACCTGGGGAAACATTATTTATCAAGGCTGAATGTCAAACCAACTTTTAACCTCATACTTAACAAATGTAATTATGTTGGATTTACATGTGCTTATCTTCTTAAAACCTCTGTTGTCCATATAATTAAGTGTATTCCAAGTCATGAATATTACCATTTTGTTATTAATGATTTACTTTGTTTTGCTGATATTGCTGCCCAAATGTTTGTTGTGACTTTTGTGTTTGAACCAACAGAAATGGGAGATTTTCAATAATTGAGGGTCTAGAATGAGAATTCATGGACAGAAGGTTTAATATTTATGATTTAGGAGATGGAACAAGAGCACACTTTGGTGTGCTACCAGATATGATGATTACAGTTAAATAATGTCAATATTTAAGAATTAAACAGATGAACAATTGATGGAAAAGAAATATGGAACCAAAGTACATAAATTAAGTAAATACAACTGATAGAGTGGTGAATAAATACTGACTTACAATGTTGAGCATTTAGCATTGTCAGCATTTCTTTGCAATTCTATGGAAAGCCATGAAACAAGAGACAAAAATGCCTATGAACTCTTGCTTTTTTCATAATTGACATAATGAACATCAGTTTACAATAAATTGTGTGGGGAAATTTCTACCATTTTCATAGCCACAATTTTGGAACACACAGAAGTCCTTGTATATGTTGGTGCAGGTTTATGACAACAACATCCACTTGCCTCCCTGCAACCCAATCATAAAGCGTAGCAAATTCTAGGTATATATACAGCCTTACACCTGGGTATTAGGGAATGCCTGGCAGCAATTATTGTCCCAAGTCTCAAAAGGGTTTAAAGGCCAAAATTAACTGGGAAAATGTCAACTTTATTCCTAATTTGCATTGGTTcaaacagaaaatgtcacagattGAAAGTATCACTGAATGTTCCAGGAAATAAAAAAGTAGAAAACATTATTGTATTTAGTATTACATATAAAAGATTCCAAACTTTCTAATGATTCACATTTAAAGGAATTTAATTCTAGAACTGTGTCAGGAATTACAGAAAGTACAAAATGGGTCCAAAGTTtactaacaaaaacagaaattgattaaaaaaaaagaacagcaggtctggcagcatctgtggagagaaatcagagataatgttttggattcagtgacccttcctcagaactgatggtaactcGGAAAAAGTTGTTTTTTCTGCAAAAGGTAGAGGGTGGGGGAAAGGAATAAATGATAGGTGGCGATAAACCCCAAGAGAGAGGAGaatagttggacagacaaaggagtggataacaatcagCCGAGAAGAATGAATAACTAATAATGGAGACTATTAGTGGCTAACAGTGATCAATATTTACTAACTCTACTCGAGACAAAGCACATAATTTAAGATCAAAATGTCCTCTCCCGGTGCATTAAATATAATTTAAAATGGTGTAATTTTgttaaaaactgatgcaaagtaatttttAACAAAAAGTAGTCTTGAATAAACTTTGAGTAAATTTCCATTTGAAAGACGTCATGCTTACTTGGGGTTGTTAGCTAAATCTGCATATTAACATTTAAACAAGGAAATCTTAGAGGTTACCTCTCCACTGTCAAAGTTTCCATCTGCCCACAAGACTGTCGAAATAAACTGAAGCAAAGGTTGTAGAATCAACGTCTGCAAGATGCCAATTCGAAGAATTCTATAAGCTTTTCTGTGAAATAAATAGCCTTGTGTTAAAGTGACAATATATGTTTTCAGTACAAAAAtgagttcatagagtcatagagatgtatagcatggaaatagaccctttggtccatgccgactagatatcccaacccaatctagttccacctgccaggacccagttcatatccctccaaacccttcctgttcatatacccacccagatgccttttaaatgttgcaattctaccagcctccaccacttcctctggcaactcattccatacacgtaccactctctgcgtgaaaaagttgcccctttggtctcttttatatctttcctttctcaccctaaacctatgcctctagttctagactcccccaccccagggaaaagattttgtctatttatcctattcatgccccttatgattttataaacctctataaggttacccctcagccgccaatgttccagggaaaacaatcctagcctattcaacttctccctatagttcaaatccaccaaccctggcaacatccttgtaaatcttctctgaaccctttcaagtttcaca is a genomic window of Chiloscyllium punctatum isolate Juve2018m chromosome 4, sChiPun1.3, whole genome shotgun sequence containing:
- the LOC140475933 gene encoding organic solute transporter subunit alpha-like, whose product is MLNCSNSLPSSEDQMKGLSNAEIALMVILNIVAIATYAIFFELWNYLHNNIISDSIREKTLLVLGIFPVTTIVYQLGMFVPRAGTLVDFVAAVYACIALFVFFHLAINYLGGVTEAIDKLQYVDAALNVGPCCCCCMCLPKVRISRKAYRILRIGILQTLILQPLLQFISTVLWADGNFDSGEVNPSNPLFYMKIMLNTSALLSLYVFNLSLKAAFGIAEAGYHLKAKYAIIIIYIILSNLQPLILGCLATYNVIPCVDLYPSKDRASKIDHHIKILEMFILLLVSRKYYRKQMPESSPLYFENPLHTMP